In Mytilus edulis chromosome 4, xbMytEdul2.2, whole genome shotgun sequence, the following proteins share a genomic window:
- the LOC139518585 gene encoding uncharacterized protein, whose protein sequence is MNTLAIVVGLAVLVTLASARSYSSNRGSWDGLNNGWNNGRLSNSWNSGRLTGGWNSGHLGGGLIGGHRRYRRAAVGYRSVDPYSHLNSGFGRLNTWGINSGRRSNLGWRSGSRWSQLGY, encoded by the exons ATGAATACATTAGCAATAGTTGTCGGGCTTGCTGTGTTGGTTACTTTAGCCAGTGCTCGCAGTTATAGTTCCAATCGAGGATCATGGGATGGTCTGAATAATGGTTGGAATAATGGACGTCTGAGTAATAGTTGGAATAGTGGACGTTTGACCGGAGGCTGGAATAGTGGACATCTGGGAGGTGGATTGATTGGCGGACACAGAA GATACAGAAGAGCAGCTGTTGGGTATAGATCAGTTGATCCATACAGTCATCTAAACAGTGGATTTGGACGTTTGAACACATGGGGAATTAATTCAGGAAGGAGATCTAATTTAGGGTGGAGATCTGGTTCAAGATGGAGTCAGCTAG GATATTGA